The following DNA comes from Bacteroidota bacterium.
AAATGTTATAGAATGCATGGATCAATTTAGTTTTTTAAATCTTTTATGTCAGGTGATGTTTCGGCTTTTCGCGACTTATCCTGTTCATCTGTAAAAGGTTGTGTATTTTTTACAAACAGAAGGGCATTGGAAAGACTAAGTTCATTTTCTTCCGGCAAAGGATTCTCCTTGGCAAACTTAACCAAATCGGCCAATGTAAATATCTGTTTCAACAGATTGAAAGAAACCTCATCATCAAATCCCGAATTTTTAAGCGACTGCAAAATTTCTTCACTGGTCTGTTCCAAAGTTTTAACATGAAACATCCGGTTCACATATATCCTGATGATTTCCGTGATAATCGTATGATATTGTTTAAACTTACCTTGTTGCCAAAGCTTTTGATTCCTCAACCTCTCGAGATCTTTGACGGCAGTAAGATAAGGGGGTTCCTCAGGTTTGCGGATCATCAGCAAAGGCTCCTTCTTCCTGATTTTTCTGATAATAGCAATGACCAGGATGGCAATAATTGCCAAAATGATTATACCCAGAATATAAGGCATAATTTCGCGGAATGACCAGGGAACATTCACAGGCTCCTTGACATCGTAAAAATCCTTGGTGGTATCGACAGCTATCGTATTCACCATAAGGGAAAGAGGTGCAGTAAGCAGGCTGTCATTATTAACCATAAATTTAAAAGCCGGAATACGATAACAGCCACTGTCAAACGAAGTGACCATATACTCCTGAGTCAGTTTCAGCCGCTTATCGGGAAGAACAGTCGTATCAACCTTCGTTTTGGCAACCACTTCAACATTTTTCATCAGGCTGTCGCCGACCACAGGGAAACTTATTTTAGTTCCTTTTTGTATGGTCGCCTCTAAAGTTAATTTAGTCTGGCTTCCAATTAAAATTTTGGAGCTATCCAAAGCCGCCTTAACACTCTGTGCTTCAACCTGTTTTATTCCGGCAAAAAACAATACCACAAACAGCATGATCAGCTGCCCAAAGAAACGGAATCTAAACATCATTATATCAATTGACTTCATATCTTTATAAATCCCAAAGAAGATTATCTTTGTTTAAATAAATTAATTAAGGGTTTCACGTAATCTTCGTCTGTTCGAATATTCACCGAATCAATGCCACATTTGCCCAAAACTTCATCAATCCGCTTGTTTCGTTCATCCCAATACATTTCGTAATGTTTCCTCACATTAGGATCTGAAGTATCGACCAGCTGCATTGAATCTGTTTCCGCATCAACAAACCTGACCAACCCGATAGAAGGGAGTTTTGTTTCACGTTCGTCGTAAACTTTTAATGCAACCAGGTCATGCTTATTATTGGCGATTTTCAAAGCATCCTCAAAGTCAGGGCTCATAAAATCAGAAATAATAAAGGCCGTACAGCGTTTTTTAATGGCATTGGTCAAATAACGAAGGGCTTCAGAAAGATTGGTTTTTTTATCTTCGGCTTTGAAATTAAGCAACTCACTGATGATACGCAAAATATGTTTGCTTCCTTTTTTAGGAGAAATGAATTTTTCCACCTTATCCGAAAACATAATCACTCCGATCTTATCGTTATTTTGTATAGCGGAGAATGAAAGTACAGCTGCAATTTCAGCAATCAGTTCATTTTTCAATTTTGCCCGGGTACCAAATTGTCCGGATCCACTGACATCGATAAGCAGCATGACGGTCAGTTCCCTCTCCTCTTCAAAAACCTTAACAAACGGGCGGTTAAAACGCGCGGTAACGTTCCAGTCTATCGAGCGGATATCATCACCAACCTGGTATTCCCTCACTTCGGAGAATGCCATACCATGACCCTTAAAAGCGCTATGGTATTCTCCGGCAAAAACATTGCTTGAAAGTCCCCGCGATTTTATTTCAATCTTTCTTACTTTCCTTATTAAATCTGATGCTTCCACAACTACTTCCTTTTAATGATCACCGTAAAAAACCATTTTTCACAATTTAATTGCACGGCATATTTTTGGTTTTTATCATAATAAACCCAGGAATACATCCCTGTTTTCTTATA
Coding sequences within:
- a CDS encoding DUF58 domain-containing protein; amino-acid sequence: MEASDLIRKVRKIEIKSRGLSSNVFAGEYHSAFKGHGMAFSEVREYQVGDDIRSIDWNVTARFNRPFVKVFEEERELTVMLLIDVSGSGQFGTRAKLKNELIAEIAAVLSFSAIQNNDKIGVIMFSDKVEKFISPKKGSKHILRIISELLNFKAEDKKTNLSEALRYLTNAIKKRCTAFIISDFMSPDFEDALKIANNKHDLVALKVYDERETKLPSIGLVRFVDAETDSMQLVDTSDPNVRKHYEMYWDERNKRIDEVLGKCGIDSVNIRTDEDYVKPLINLFKQR